CAAGAGCCCCGCTGCTGCCCAGTCTAATCCCTCTGCCCCTGCTGCAGCCAAAGCACCTCCTAAGAGCCCCGCTGCTGCCCCATCTACTCCCCCTgcccctgcagctccagcatcTTCAGCTGCAGCCAAAGCATCTCCCAagagccccactgctgccccaccTGCTCCCCCTgcccctgcagctccagcatcTTCAGCTGCAGCCAAAGCACCTCCTAaaagccccactgctgccccaccTGCTCCCCCTgcccctgcagctccagcatcTTCAGCTGCAGCCAAAGCATCACCCAagagccccactgctgccacggcagcccctgctgctccctctgcccccCCTGCAGCCAAAGCAGCTCCTGCCAACCCAGCAGCCCCTGGCACGCTGCCTCCGGCTCCAGGTGCTGCTGCCTCAGCCTCGGGGGCTCCTGATGCCCTTCCAAAGCCAGCAGCTGATCGTGCTCCCCCCACACCCCAGAAAACAGAGGCCACCCCTCCTGCCTCCACACCCGGAGGTAACATCACCCCTCCTGCCTCTTCTGTGCCGAATGCTGCCCCTGCCAAGAAGCAGCCCCCCACCAATAAAGGCAGCAAGCAGGCCTCACGTCCATCCCCAACCAAGCCTCCTGTGAAAGCCCCCGTTCCCACCAGTGCTGCTGTTGATGACGATGATGACCTGC
The window above is part of the Meleagris gallopavo isolate NT-WF06-2002-E0010 breed Aviagen turkey brand Nicholas breeding stock unplaced genomic scaffold, Turkey_5.1 ChrUn_random_7180001856945, whole genome shotgun sequence genome. Proteins encoded here:
- the LOC109364431 gene encoding vegetative cell wall protein gp1-like; its protein translation is SPAAAQSNPSAPAAAKAPPKSPAAAPSTPPAPAAPASSAAAKASPKSPTAATAAPAAPSAPPAAKAAPANPAAPGTLPPAPGAAASASGAPDALPKPAADRAPPTPQKTEATPPASTPGGNITPPASSVPNAAPAKKQPPTNKGSKQASRPSPTKPPVKAPVPTSAAVDDDDDLPPLIPPEVPATEPPLQPILVDLSPRAAVAPAEAPAPKQPIVKNDKGTAGQHGLPCAWSVTGCPPDTNPPQGPECPRVARCVCRLWVCCVRGG